The Chloroherpetonaceae bacterium DNA segment GCGTCGTGACCGTGCAGCTGCCGAAGCAAAACTTCAAATGCGCAAGGGCTATGAAGACCTTTTCAGTTGATACCACCATTTCTCGCGCCGACGAAATTGCCGAACTGGCGGAATTTATTGCCGAAGAATACGGCAGCAACGGCAGAGTTGACCTGCTCAGTATCGCCCGCCAGAAGAATATCACCCACAGCTTTGGCTACTACAAAAACGCCTTCGATGGAATGCTGGAGTATTACAACAAGCGGTTTCATATCTACTGCAACCTTAGTCGGGTCGGGCGATATGATTCTGCACGCGCACGCTTCACGATTGCCCATGAACTTGGGCATTACTTTATTGATGAGCACCGCAATGCCTTGCAGTCAGGTTTTGCTCCTGCGCATCTTTCAGTGTGCGAGTATGAGTCCGATAACCTTGTGGAGCGCGAAGCAGACTGGTTTGCCTCTAACCTACTGATGCCAAAGCCCTACTTTACGAAAGTTGCCCAAGAAAGCTCGCTGGGAATGAAAGGTATCTTGGCAC contains these protein-coding regions:
- a CDS encoding ImmA/IrrE family metallo-endopeptidase, whose protein sequence is MKTFSVDTTISRADEIAELAEFIAEEYGSNGRVDLLSIARQKNITHSFGYYKNAFDGMLEYYNKRFHIYCNLSRVGRYDSARARFTIAHELGHYFIDEHRNALQSGFAPAHLSVCEYESDNLVEREADWFASNLLMPKPYFTKVAQESSLGMKGILALQQHFQTSVTSTALRYAQVGIVPCLVMKWTFPQGLVWLRASHHEFLAELPPPISVANKLPENSPTLWALMGARMPAEGFFSAQVTAGIWFPSLRDTALRDAGCIEQAIRLGQFGVITLLYFTE